The Planctellipticum variicoloris DNA window ACGGAGTCGCCGCTGACGCCGACGACTTCAACCCCCATCTCGGTCAAGGTCTTCATGTCGTCCCGGAAACCGCAGGCCTGCTTCGTGCAGCCCCCCGTCATGTCGGCCGGGTAGAAGTAGACGACGACGATCTTCTTGCCGAAATGGTCGGCAGAGCTCCACGCCTTCCCGGAATCGTCCTGGACTTCGAATTTCGGCGCCGCGTCGCCGACCTTCAGGTCCACGTCCGCCGCTTGAACGGAAGCATCTACACTCATCAGCAGTACCCCAGTCATCATCACGCCCAGCCAGCCACGCAGTTGACGCAACATTTTGCTCTCCCGGTTTGTGAAGTTTTGACGAGATCGTGTCCGCCGCAACCCGCTTTCCTGCTAGGGCTTGTGTTGCGACGACGGGTCTTCCGAGTAGCATAGAGCCTGCACGAGCAGCCCGTCAATTCGCGGCACGTGTTGGTCCGTCTCGTTTCCGCCCGGTTCGACGCCATCAGACCGTTGGCCGCCTCAGGACTCCGCATGCTCTCTTCGCAGCTCTTCCATCGGGTATTCGGCGTCTACGCCGGCCTGACCGTGGCTTCATCGCTGATCTTCGCAGCCATCCTCAGCACGCGCCATCAGAATGTCGTCTACGGTCAGTTGCGTTCGCAACTGCAGTCCGAAGGAAGATTGTTCTCGTCGCTGCTGAAAGACGACCTCAACGGGGCGCCGCTCAGCGCAGGATTGAGTCCGGATCTGCAGAAACACTTGCGACAAATGGCGTCGGGAGATGATAGCCGTCTCAGTCTCCTGGACGAAGACGGACGGGTGATCTGGTCGTACCGCCCCGCCGACATTGGCTCCGCTCCCATTCCGACCGAAGAACTGCGCTCCGCCGGTTCGACGGGCGAAGGATTCGCCATCCGCACTCCCGCGGGAGAATCTTCTCCGATTCTGTTCTATGCCCGGGACCTTCAGACCTCCCCCAGGAAATTCCTGCAGCTCGGCCTGCCGCTGCAGGAGCGACAGGCGGATCTGGCTGCAATGACGGGCAGCATCATCTGGACGGCGCTCGCGCTCGGCGTCCTGGGCTGCGGAATCACGCTGGTCGTCGTCGGCCGCATCGTGCGACCGCTGGAACGGCTCACCGAGGCGGCGGCGCAGATGTCCGAAGGGGAGTTCCCGGCGGAGATTCAGATCGAATCCCGGAACGAAATCGGCACGCTGGCCCGGTCTCTGAATTCCATGAGTCGACAGCTTTCGGCCCGGATTGCGGATCTGCAGCAGCAGCGGATGGAAGTCGCCGGCAATAAGGAGCGACTGGAAACGGTCCTCGGAGCCATGGTCGAGGGCGTGATTGCGATCGACGCCGAAGAGACGATTCTCCTGGCGAACACCGCTGCGATCCGCCTGCTGGATCTCAAGCCGCTGGGTGTCGAGGGCCGCCCCCTCTGGGAAGTCGTCCGGGTGCCGCAGATTTCGCAGCTCGTGCAGCGCACGTTCGTGGAAGAAACCGTCCAGCGCGTCGAATTCGCCGTCCCGCGGACCCAGGCCATGCTGGCGGTCGCCGCCTCCCGGCTCCCCGGTTCGCCCTGCCCGGGCGCCGTGCTGGTCCTGCACGACGTCACCGATCTCAGGCGGCTGGAAAACCTGCGGCGCGAGTTCGTCGCCAATGTTTCTCACGAATTGAAGACGCCCCTGACGTCGATCAGCGCCTATGCCGAAACTCTCCTGGAGGGGGGACTCGAAGATCCGAAGTACAATCGGGAATTCGTCGCTCGGATCCAGGAGCAGGCCGAACGACTCCACGGGCTGATCCTGGATCTGCTGCATCTGGCGCGCCTGGAGACCTCCGACGACCAGTCGTTCGAAGTCGTCCCGGTCGACCTGGCCGAGATCGTCGGCGAAAGCATCGACGAACACCGCGCGGTCGCGGAAGGAAAGCAGATCGAACTTTCGGCCCCAGCCGAGCCGGGACCGGTGATGGTGCTGGCCGACGCCGACGGACTCCGCACCATCATCGACAATCTGCTCGACAATGCTCTGAATTACACCCCCGACGGCGGATCCGTCTCCGTCGACTGGAGGCCGAACGGCGACTGGATCGACCTGATCATCACCGATACCGGCGTGGGAATCGCGCGCGAACATCAGGCCCGGATCTTCGAGCGGTTCTATCGTGTCGACAAGGCCCGCTCGCGGGAGATCGGCGGCACAGGACTGGGACTGTCGATCGTCAAACACCTGTGCCAGGTCTTCGGCGGTTCCGTCAAAGTTCACAGCCAGATCGGGCAGGGGAGCACCTTCACCATTCGACTGGCCGCCGCTCCCGCCGCCACGCCTGCCGTTCCCGGCGTTTGACCGGAACGCCGCACGAGTTATCTTGTCGGCAAACCAAACTCTGCTCCCGTCGTTCCGGAACCATGCCGCGTGCCTCCTCTCCCTCCGTTGTCCGGTCTGTTGAATGTTCATAAACCGGAAGGCTGGACCTCGCGCGATGTCGTCAATCGCGTTCAGCGTCTGGTCCGACCTGCCAAAGTCGGACATGCCGGCACGCTCGACCCGCTGGCCACCGGCGTTCTCGTCGTCTGCATCGGGTCCGCCACGCGTTTGATTTCCTTCGTCCAGGACTCCCCCAAGCGCTACCGCGGCCGGTTTCGGCTGGGTCTTTCGAGCGACACCGAGGACATCACCGGCAACGTAACTGTGCGGGGCGACGCCGGGCCGATCCGCCGAGCGGATCTCGAATCCCTCCTGCCGGAATTTACAGGAGAGATCCTGCAGAGACCTCCCGCCTACTCGGCTCTGCATGTCGCCGGCCAGAGAGCCTACGACCTGGCGCGGGCCGGACAGGCCGTCGATCTGGCGCCGCGGCCGGTCCGCATCGATCGACTCCATCTGAGCGACTTCGCGCTGCCCGATTTCGAGCTGGAAATCACCTGCGGCAGCGGCACCTACGTCCGTTCGCTGGGACGGGACCTCGGCGAACGCCTCGGCTGCGGCGCGGTCATGACGGCCCTGGTCCGTGAAGCCGTGGGAGCTTTCGAACTCAGCTCCGCCATCGCAGCCGACCCCCTCGACCTCGACGCCATCAAGGCCGCGCTGGCCCCGTGCCGGGCCGCTGTCGCCCATCTGCCGTCGGTCACGATTCCCGCCGACGCACTTCTCGCATTGCGGCAGGGCAAGCCGCTGGCGGCCGCTCCGCCGGAACGCTCTGAGATTGGCCGACAAGTCGCGATCTTGAGCGAGGCGGGAGATCTGCTTGGGATCGCCGAGCGCCTGCCCGATCCGGACCGTCTCCAGCCCAGAATTGTCCTCGCAGGATGAATTCGCAGGCCCGCCTGCTCCAGACGAGGCAGCGCCGCAGACTTCAACCGCTGATCGGAATCACTGCCCCATCGATTCTGGCCCCGGACCGGACCGGACGCGACGGAGGCGGGGCATCTTCCGAGGATGAAACGGGCTTGATCCCTTCCGGAATCGCCGGCGCCAGAACCCGCACAGGATAGAGCGCGTCCGCCGGCGGTTCCGCGATTTCCGGTATCGCAATCGCTGGTTTTGTGGCTGCTGGCTCAGCTCCCTTCGGGAGAACCGCGGGTGCCGCCGAGGCCGCGTCGGCCCCGGACTTCCCGGCGGTCGCGGGTACGATCTCCGCAGGCTTCGCGTCTGGATTCGCCGGCAGCGCGTTGGGAACCACCGGTTTAAGAACCTCGGCCTGCTTCGGATAGACCCGTCCGCGGTAGATGATCAGCGAATTCAGCGAGTGATACAGCGGTCCGCACTCGGCCGCCGCCCGACGATTGTCGATCAGGTCTTTGCTCAGGGCGGCCACCGCCCGTTCCACCCAAGGTTCCTTCAGCCGGCTGTCCGGAAGGCCAGCCGAGAGAAACTCCAGAGTGTGGCCCGTCGTGTTCAAGCGGGTGTTGAGGTCCAGGGAATAGCCGGGGGCTTTATAAAACTCCGACGAAAACGAACCGTCGGTATTCTGGACCGACCGGGCGATCTCAATGTAGCGCTTCACCTTCTGGTCGGCGTTCATCCAGGTCCCACGCAGCGGTTGACCTTCCTGCAGGTGCTTGTCGCGAGCGCGGGCGAGCGCGTAGAGCCCGTGATTCCCCCCGCACGGCGCCGATTCGACCACGGCCCGCGTCTGAATCTCGACGAGCCGCTCGATGCTCCATGCCTCGTTGTACTTGCTCTGCCAGGCCGCGTCAGTCTTCAGATACTTTGTCAGAGCCCACAGAACCCACGTAATCTCTTCGCGGTCGTTGACGTCCGCCATCGTGTTGCGGAGCATATCTTCGATCGTCACCGTCGCCGTCCCCGCCTTGAACGAATGCGTCACCGGCAGATCGGACTCGGACAGGAGCGCCAGAAACTGAGCCGGGTGGCCTTCGAAAGCGTACGGTCGCGTAAAGGGATGGAATTTTCCGCCATACTGTGTCGCCATGATCAGTGGCTGGCTGTCGAATTGCGGATTGCTGGTCGAAATCCACGCGATCGCACTGACTTTCTGGTCTCCCAGCTTGAGCTGAAAGTCCTTCCGCAGCGCCAGTACCCCGTGAAAAATCTGCCAGGGCGTATGCACATTGGCGGTCAGATAGCGTCGGCTGGTCACGTCGATCGCCGTGTTGAGTTGCCGGAGGAACTCCTCCGGATTCCCGACCGCAGTCACCCCGGGCACTCCCTGAGGATAGATCGGCGCGGCATCCTGAGCGCCGGCGACTCCGGCAACCAGGGTGAAAAGCAGCAAAGCCGACCAGCGGCTGAGTGTCGAGACGCGGAACAGCCCCGCCATGCGTCGGTTCCCTTGACTGTCGCTGAGCCCCCAACCGCGGGCGAGCGATCTTCCCGATGATGACCACAGCTCCGCCGTGGAGTCGGACTCGTCCGCCGACTGGAATGATTCCGGATTCTGCAGAAACTGGGCAAACATTTCCACCGCGTCCCGGTTCGTCCATGAATCCGATCGGCCGCGTGGGAACGAATTCCCATCCCCGGAACTGCCGTCGGCAGCCCGCTTCGCACGGCACGTTCTTCGTCGCGGCTCCTGTCGCAACTGCATGTGACAAAATCGGCATACGACCAGGCGCTACAATCGGAAGAGTCTGCCAGCGACACAGACCATCGGCCGTAACCATAGTCTGAGAAGCAGGTTACAAACCAGGCAGCACCGCCACAGACAACTCGTGTTCACGGCTTTGTCAGATGGACAATGGGAACGCCTTGCATCACCCGCAGTTTATGCACCATCGGGGGGTGGGACCGGCACTTCCAGCCGCTGCAGGACGCCCTGTCGCTCTATGTCGAGCTGAAGAGGGCTGGCGGACTCGCGCAGCCATTGATTCAGCGTCGACACGGGTGGAACCGGTCGCCCGTTGAATCGGACCAGCAGATCGCCGGCCAGCAAACCCGCCCGCGCCGCCGGCGAATCGGGGACCACCCCCCAGACGATGGCGCACCCCGGGACCGCAGGGTCGTACTGCCACGACAACCCGACCCGCACCGCATCACCATCCAGATTCCCCGAGAGCGGGATGTCCTCGCTCTTGCCGTTCCGACGGACCACAAGCTGGATCGGC harbors:
- a CDS encoding peroxiredoxin produces the protein MLRQLRGWLGVMMTGVLLMSVDASVQAADVDLKVGDAAPKFEVQDDSGKAWSSADHFGKKIVVVYFYPADMTGGCTKQACGFRDDMKTLTEMGVEVVGVSGDSVRNHQLFKKAHDLNFPLLADVDGDVAAKFGVPHTKGEKSVKAQIDGKEETLVRNVTTQRWTFVVDKAGKIAQKNTTVKAAEDSKAIIELVKSLK
- a CDS encoding HAMP domain-containing sensor histidine kinase, coding for MLSSQLFHRVFGVYAGLTVASSLIFAAILSTRHQNVVYGQLRSQLQSEGRLFSSLLKDDLNGAPLSAGLSPDLQKHLRQMASGDDSRLSLLDEDGRVIWSYRPADIGSAPIPTEELRSAGSTGEGFAIRTPAGESSPILFYARDLQTSPRKFLQLGLPLQERQADLAAMTGSIIWTALALGVLGCGITLVVVGRIVRPLERLTEAAAQMSEGEFPAEIQIESRNEIGTLARSLNSMSRQLSARIADLQQQRMEVAGNKERLETVLGAMVEGVIAIDAEETILLANTAAIRLLDLKPLGVEGRPLWEVVRVPQISQLVQRTFVEETVQRVEFAVPRTQAMLAVAASRLPGSPCPGAVLVLHDVTDLRRLENLRREFVANVSHELKTPLTSISAYAETLLEGGLEDPKYNREFVARIQEQAERLHGLILDLLHLARLETSDDQSFEVVPVDLAEIVGESIDEHRAVAEGKQIELSAPAEPGPVMVLADADGLRTIIDNLLDNALNYTPDGGSVSVDWRPNGDWIDLIITDTGVGIAREHQARIFERFYRVDKARSREIGGTGLGLSIVKHLCQVFGGSVKVHSQIGQGSTFTIRLAAAPAATPAVPGV
- the truB gene encoding tRNA pseudouridine(55) synthase TruB — encoded protein: MPPLPPLSGLLNVHKPEGWTSRDVVNRVQRLVRPAKVGHAGTLDPLATGVLVVCIGSATRLISFVQDSPKRYRGRFRLGLSSDTEDITGNVTVRGDAGPIRRADLESLLPEFTGEILQRPPAYSALHVAGQRAYDLARAGQAVDLAPRPVRIDRLHLSDFALPDFELEITCGSGTYVRSLGRDLGERLGCGAVMTALVREAVGAFELSSAIAADPLDLDAIKAALAPCRAAVAHLPSVTIPADALLALRQGKPLAAAPPERSEIGRQVAILSEAGDLLGIAERLPDPDRLQPRIVLAG